A genomic region of Cryptococcus gattii WM276 chromosome F, complete sequence contains the following coding sequences:
- a CDS encoding sterol O-acyltransferase, putative (Similar to TIGR gene model, INSD accession AAW43953.1) → MTTTLSNTSDSVVPTAGGVIRVRPYRSSSNAQLKAVLTFTPRVSALDRHNTSSQTDQFRGFFVLFWIGLGLMFVRTSMLSWEENRTLLSWSFGRLITGDALVLAISDLIMVLAMFLCVPFVKALQYRWFNYYWTGLIIQHAFQSVYLAMAVWWGYHRQWYWVQSGFLVLHAMSSMMKMHSYMAHNGMLATVYHQLQSEKKHLEAAITQYPGGREALLAEASSRQASLEAVEANQSTNVSTPIGTPGICTPSFNSGSGYEEPIAAVRRKMIMSEGTESSTGHSSAREETSIEAHRRRQHLHIDAPPRRPYATDALPSPSADLPLGTSLEPSHTTSPHVPSPPGALAWSSNEEIALLATNIDAMQEELKSNGAKGLVWPQNVTYRHFLDFMFFPTLVYQLEYPRTDTMRPLVVVEKIIATFGTFSLIYTITEHYIMPLLPTEGDTKSLFKSYISLAGPMLLNYLLIFYIIFECVCTGFAELSYFADREFYQDWWNSTSWDEFARKWNKPVHTFLLRHVYASTMSTLQLTRTSAAFVTFLLSALCHELVMAVVTKKIRPYLFLMQMAQLPMIALGRLPIVRKNKTIGNIVFWMGLMAGFPLL, encoded by the exons ATGACTACGACCCTTTCAAACACCTCAGACAGTGTGGTGCCCACAGCTGGGGGGGTCATTAGAGTCAGACCATACCGCTCGTCAAGCAATGCCCAGCTCAAGGCCGTACTCACTTTTACTCCCCGAGTGTCCGCCCTTGACAGGCATAATACGTCATCACAGACAGATCAATTTCGAGGTttcttcgtcctcttctGGATAG GCCTTGGACTTATGTTCGTCCGTACATCCATGCTTTCTTGGGAGGAGAACCGGACACTACTATCATGGTCGTTCGGCCGCTTGATCACAGGCGATGCACTTGTCCTGGCGATCTCCGATCTTATTATGGTACTGGCCATGTTCCTTTGCGTACCTTTTGTCAAGGCTTTGCAGTATCGTTGGTTCAACTATTACTGGACTGGCTTGATCATTCAACATGCGTTCCAATCGGTGTACTTGGCAATGGCTGTTTGGTGGGGCTACCACAGGCAATGGTACTGGGTACAGTCCGGGTTTTTGGTTCTAC ACGCGATGTCTTCCATGATGAAG ATGCATTCTTACATGGCCCATAACGGTATGCTGGCTACAGTCTACCACCAGCTACAATCAGAGAAGAAGCACTTGGAAGCAGCGATCACTCAATACCCTGGCGGCCGTGAAGCTCTGCTCGCGGAGGCATCCTCAAGACAAGCAAGCCTCGAAGCGGTCGAAGCCAACCAAAGCACAAACGTCTCTACCCCTATCGGCACTCCTGGTATCTGTACACCTAGCTTTAATTCTGGATCAGGATATGAAGAGCCTATTGCTGCCGTCAGACGCAAGATGATCATGTCGGAAGGTACCGAATCATCAACCGGCCATTCTTCGGCTAGAGAAGAGACTTCTATTGAAGCTCACCGAAGACGACAACACCTTCATATCGACGCCCCTCCCCGACGACCATATGCCACAGATGCTCTCCCTTCCCCTAGTGCCGACCTTCCACTAGGTACTTCTCTGGAACCTTCTCACACCACTTCGCCCCATGTCCCCAGCCCTCCCGGTGCTCTCGCTTGGTCTTCAAATGAGGAGATTGCGCTTCTTGCTACTAATATCGATGCGATGCAGGAAGAGTTGAAGAGTAATGGAGCAAAGGGATTGGTATGGCCCCAGAATGTGACGTACAGGCACTTTTTGGATTTCATGTTCTTCCCGACGTTGGTATATCAGTTAGAGTATCCCAGAACAGACAC CATGCGTCCATTGGTCGTCGTTGAGAAGATCATTGCTACTTTCGGCACGTTCTCACTCATCTATACGATAACCGAACATTACATCATGCCCTTGCTGCCAACTGAAGGTGACACGAAGTCTTTGTTTAAGAGCTATATAAGTTTGGCTGGACCCATGTTGCTCAATTATCTCTT AATCTTCTACATTATCTTTGAATGTGTTTGTACTGGCTTTGCCGAACTCTCATA CTTTGCCGATCGAGAATTTTACCAAGACTGGTGGAATTCTACATCATGGGATGAATTTGCTCGAAAATGGAACAAGCCCGTCCAC ACGTTCCTCCTTCGACATGTCTACGCGTCAACAATGTCCACCTTACAGCTTACCCGGACATCTGCTGCCTTTGTTACTTTTCTACTTTCCGCCCTGTGTCACGAGCTCGTCATGGCCGTAGTCACAAAAAAGATCAGGCCATACCTGTTTTTGATGCAAATGGCGCAACTACCGATGATTGCATTGGGGAGATTACCAATCGTCAGGAAGAATAAGACGATTGGGAATATTGTTTTCTGGATGGGACTCATGGCTGGGTTCCCGCTATTGTGA
- a CDS encoding uncharacterized protein (Similar to TIGR gene model, INSD accession AAW43952.1): protein MFAMPNTPTHNRGSPWSRYITPDLTPSFPTSSSFIERTLSTQSLNHQPFSSPSPTSSHSLALASPVQTPFDPSSIQRQSTPVILEEGFHSNPMHAAYPNSPSPQPFGIIGGLLVSEPASMLQHPSSDCGTVLHSDIFLSQPVSKISRPALRSSLSHNAVLDTPSPSIWPRRSMTISALSTSTVPTPGSNQRMPADGAPSGSAIAEENNSEAMTVQHEANTPSLSLSATSTTSTSVTASQQAIPSSSSSSTHPYGYPQYAAPFNDASSSSEYPYNPSPYGTPAYASAPYPQPNWQMTSISHAIAHKQQQPQYHWADVHAATMPGKQDEPILATGELPAPRPPMSYAALIGEALLLASPPHQLYVSEISDSIKKRYPYYRQNPTKIYNGVRHQTSMCKAFVKLPRPFGDQTGGARKWGIRAGCEGWFAGGGYHPPSNAVITNKPNKNRKAKSTARSKLLAVGMSGGKKLAPGFPSPTSSDWPSSGPAYDGSSGSVAPYQQPYSAAAFSSPATNSHLPPGYHYIPVNSSQNYTQPQPIYVPVWGPYAAPNPPPQYQGPFDHGSQSPETWRKQVAGTQSSDGTSLGSSFDEVKVLPIMDSPTGSIHSFRESLHSSHGNSPETL, encoded by the exons ATGTTTGCGATGCCGAATACTCCCACCCACAATCGAGGCAGCCCTTGGTCAAGGTATATCACTCCCGACCTCACCCCGTCATTCCCaacttcctcctccttcatTGAACGCACTCTCTCCACACAATCATTAAACCACCAGCCTTTCTCGTCCCCATCTCCCACATCTTCACACTCCCTTGCACTTGCTTCTCCCGTGCAAACGCCCTTTGACCCCTCTTCTATCCAAAGGCAATCAACTCCTGTCATTCTTGAAGAAGGTTTCCACTCCAACCCAATGCACGCAGCGTACCCAAACTCTCCTTCACCTCAACCCTTTGGTATCATCGGTGGACTTCTTGTCAGCGAGCCGGCATCTATGCTTCA GCATCCTTCCTCTGATTGTGGCACCGTGCTTCACTCAGACATCTTCTTGTCCCAGCCCGTTTCGAAGATTTCTAGACCAGctcttcgttcttctctttcccaCAACGCTGTCCTTGATACGCCCTCTCCATCTATCTGGCCTCGCCGCAGTATGACTATTTCGGCTCTCAGCACTTCAACCGTCCCTACTCCAGGAAGCAACCAGCGTATGCCTGCTGATGGGGCACCATCAGGATCGGCCATCGCGGAGGAGAACAATAGCGAAGCGATGACTGTGCAACACGAGGCGAACACGCCTTCGCTATCGCTCTCGGCTACTTCTACTACATCTACCTCTGTCACCGCCAGCCAACAAGCCATCCCTTCCTCGTCATCCTCGTCGACTCATCCATACGGCTACCCACAGTACGCCGCTCCCTTCAACGACGCATCCTCGTCCTCAGAGTATCCATACAATCCATCACCATACGGTACCCCTGCGTACGCTAGCGCCCCTTATCCTCAACCGAACTGGCAAATGACTTCCATATCTCATGCAATTGCTCACAAGCAACAACAGCCCCAATATCATTGGGCCGATGTGCATGCCGCCACCATGCCTGGCAAGCAGGATGAACCCATTTTGGCAACGGGAGAATTGCCTGCGCCCAGACCGCCCATGTCATACGCTGCTTTGATTGGTGAAGCCCTTCTGCTTGCTTCGCCCCCTCATCAACTGTATGTGTCAGAGATCTCCGACTCCATAAAGAAGAGGTATCCTT ACTACCGCCAGAATCCCACCAAAATCTACAACGGTGTTCGCCACCAGACATCAATGTGCAAAGCCTTTGTCAAGCTTCCTCGTCCTTTCGGCGATCAAACTGGCGGGGCCCGCAAGTGGGGTATCCGAGCTGGATGCGAAGGCTGGTTTGCTGGTGGTGGCTATCACCCTCCTTCCAATGCCGTCATTACCAACAAGCCGAATAAGAACAGGAAAGCCAAGTCCACAGCCCGTTCGAAGCTGCTCGCGGTCGGTATGAGTGGTGGCAAAAAGCTTGCTCCTGGCTTCCCATCACCAACCTCCTCTGACTGGCCCTCATCAGGCCCGGCCTATGACGGAAGCAGTGGCTCAGTCGCTCCTTACCAACAGCCATACAGCGCTGCCGCTTTCTCTTCACCTGCTACCAACTCTCACCTTCCTCCTGGCTACCACTATATCCCCGTCAACTCTTCCCAAAACTACACCCAACCTCAACCCATCTACGTCCCCGTATGGGGCCCTTATGCTGCACCTAACCCTCCACCTCAGTACCAGGGTCCCTTTGATCATGGGTCTCAAAGTCCTGAAACATGGCGTAAACAAGTGGCTGGGACACAAAGCAGCGACGGCACGTCCTTGGGTTCCAGTTTCGATGAGGTCAAAGTTTTGCCCATAATGGATTCTCCCACGGGCTCTATTCACTCTTTCCGCGAATCCCTCCATAGCTCCCATGGCAACTCGCCAGAGACATTGTGA